The DNA segment TATGGATCTCAGATTATTACACTGATATAGAATCAAAATCGCGATTATTTAACAATCTGGCTAGGTGTTGCGAAAAATACAAAAATAGGTTTATTGTGGTAATTTTATTTATCCATCTCATCTTTGGCCTCGTTGCAAGCGGTGTGGATTGGTTTTACCCATTTTCTGCAGGCAAAGAAACAGCAAAATTCATCAAAGATAAACAAATGGATAATATGTTAATGCTTGGAGATATGGATTTTCCAGCATCTGTTGTGGCTGGTTACCTTAATCGCAAGATTTATTACACTCAGAGTAATAAATTCGGCTCTTTCATTATCTGGAATAACAAAAGAGGGGACCGCAGCGCCTATGAAATTCTTAAAAAAGCTCAGGAACTGACACTACAGAGAAAAGAAGACATATTGCTTATTATGAATTATGACCTTGATATATCCTCTGCTTTAAATCCTATTGTCAAAATTAAAGAATTCAAAAAAAGCATTGTGCCTAACGAGAAGTATTATCTATATCTCATGAGTTATGATAGAAGGGAAACATCATGTCGGATCAAAAAACAGCTATTATAATTGGAGCAGGTCCCGCAGGTCTAACTGCAGCTTACGAGCTGCTAAACAGAACAGATATCAAACCTATTATTTATGAGATGACAGAAGATATTGGCGGTATTTCCAAGACAATAAATTATAAAGGCAATAGAATAGACATAGGAGGGCACAGATTTTTCTCTAAATCTGACAGAGTTACGCAGTGGTGGCGGAATATTCTTCCCTCGCAAATGTTAACTCGTACCCGGCTTTCAAGAATTTTTTTCCTGCGAAAATTATTTGATTATCCTATTTCTTTGAATCTCAATACTTTTTCAAATCTTGGATTTATGCGAATTATTAAGATAGGTCTGAGCTATATCAAAACACGATTTTCTCCAATAAAAAACGAAGGATCTCTTGAAGACTTTTTTATCAACAGATTTGGCAAAGAACTATATCTTACATTCTTTAAAGATTATACAGAAAAGGTCTGGGGAATTCCTTGTAATAGAATTAGACCTGAATGGGGCAGGCAAAGAATAAAAGGTTTGTCTATTAGTAAAGCACTGCTCCATGCTGTGAAAAAACAGAAAAATACAGAGACCAGCCTAATTGGACAATTTATGTATCCTAAATTTGGCCCTGGTCAAATGTGGGAACAAGTTGCCAGAATCATTAAAGAAAAAGGCGGAGAAATATATCTAAAGCATAAAGTAATTGGTCTTAAGCACAATGATAATAAAATAGTGGAAGCTGTTGTAAAAGAGAAAACTACTAATGATCTGATAACTAAAACAGCAGATTCTTTTTTCTCAACAATGCCTGTTAAAGAACTAATACAATCTCTTCAGGATGGTGTACCACGAGAGGTCCATCATGTAGCCCATGGATTGATATATCGCGATTTTATAACGGTTGGCTTACTGCTAAGGAAGCTAAAAATAAAGAATGGAACTAAAATAAAAACTATTAATAATATTGTTCCTGATAACTGGATTTATATTCAAGAAAGAGATGTAAAACTTGGCAGAATTCAGATATTTAATAACTGGAGTCCTTACATGGTTAAAGATGAAAATACTGTATGGATAGGATTAGAATACTTTTGCAATGAAGGAGATGAACTATGGAATAAGGCTGATGAGAGTTTTGCCAAGTTTGCAATTGATGAATTAGCTAAAATTGATATTATAGAAAAAGAAGATGTGCTTGATAGTGTTGTCATTCGAATGCCAAAAACCTATCCAGCTTATTTTGGCACATATGACCAATTTCATGTGATCAAAAACTTTACTGATAAATTTGAAAACCTGTTTTTAATAGGCAGAAACGGTATGCATAGGTATAATAATCAAGACCATTCTATGCTTACAGCAATGGCTGCTGTTGAAAACATTATCAATAATATTAAATCCAAACACAACATTTGGGCCGTGAATACTGAAGATGAGTATCATGAGGATAACAAAGATTAGTCAAGAAGCTTCACAGTTACGATGTCCCTGAAATAATCGCCATGCCTATAATCGGTGGTAATGAAGAATACTTAAAATGGATAAACGAGAGCCTAAAAAGCAAGTTATAATTTTTCTTATTCTGATAGCAATGTTTATTATTTGAGTTTAGGAAGGTTGGTGAATCTATCCTGATAAAGGGAAAATAAGAGCAGTACAAAAGCGTAGATGTGGAGTTTCCACTAAATTAACAAAATTTTAACTTCGGTTATTTCTGTTCAGTTCTATAAGTAATCTCAATATCTTTATCCTTGCCTGGTCAATGAAGGAACGATCTTCTTTCTCAAGCCGGGTATTCTCTTCTGCCTTATCCACCACTTCTTGCGGTAGAGTTTCCAAAAAATGACTGGCTTTAGTGAGAAGGGGATTTTTTTGACCTTGCTTTTTCATTTCTGTTACTTTATCTTTAAGCATTTTTAGATATTGATAATCCTCTATTCCTTCCCGGGCTGCTTCCCAATGCT comes from the bacterium genome and includes:
- a CDS encoding NAD(P)/FAD-dependent oxidoreductase — its product is MSDQKTAIIIGAGPAGLTAAYELLNRTDIKPIIYEMTEDIGGISKTINYKGNRIDIGGHRFFSKSDRVTQWWRNILPSQMLTRTRLSRIFFLRKLFDYPISLNLNTFSNLGFMRIIKIGLSYIKTRFSPIKNEGSLEDFFINRFGKELYLTFFKDYTEKVWGIPCNRIRPEWGRQRIKGLSISKALLHAVKKQKNTETSLIGQFMYPKFGPGQMWEQVARIIKEKGGEIYLKHKVIGLKHNDNKIVEAVVKEKTTNDLITKTADSFFSTMPVKELIQSLQDGVPREVHHVAHGLIYRDFITVGLLLRKLKIKNGTKIKTINNIVPDNWIYIQERDVKLGRIQIFNNWSPYMVKDENTVWIGLEYFCNEGDELWNKADESFAKFAIDELAKIDIIEKEDVLDSVVIRMPKTYPAYFGTYDQFHVIKNFTDKFENLFLIGRNGMHRYNNQDHSMLTAMAAVENIINNIKSKHNIWAVNTEDEYHEDNKD